The following coding sequences are from one Pigmentibacter sp. JX0631 window:
- a CDS encoding cation:dicarboxylase symporter family transporter → MLKLIKKLLNSIIFKLIITLLFGFFFGNSLPEVVQQTLYSISLTLKSILVFILPFIIFSCIFSCLLSFKTNVLKFISILLIFICLSGFIATFIGYGVSKYALTHFHDLKETQNISSNLVPLWELNLPSLISNNTSLFAGFIAGVIFSIIKSAKAERIANKLRSSVTIFLNKLFVPVLPLFALGFVIKLESDGILGVIIKSYFPLVIAILLAEVLYISFLYFAAAGFNPQKFLFFMRNALPAGMMGFSTMSSMAALPLSLQAAEKNTGQVDISRTIVPATVNVHLVGDSIAVPMIAIAIMATFGLPFPSLSTFFIFSILFVFNKFGVAGIPGGGIIVMIPILEKYLGFSSEMSGLITAIYILLDPVNTSGNVLGNGAFAIITSNFFKKKSNKNKNDPSVASEQMKIAN, encoded by the coding sequence ATGCTTAAGCTTATCAAAAAATTACTAAACAGTATTATTTTTAAACTCATTATAACTCTATTATTCGGCTTCTTTTTTGGGAATTCCCTTCCAGAAGTCGTTCAGCAAACATTATATTCTATAAGTTTAACGTTAAAAAGTATTCTTGTATTTATTCTTCCTTTCATAATATTTAGTTGCATTTTTTCATGCCTTTTATCTTTTAAAACGAATGTTCTTAAATTTATCTCTATTTTACTAATTTTTATTTGCCTTTCTGGTTTTATCGCAACTTTTATCGGATATGGGGTTTCAAAATACGCTCTAACTCATTTCCATGATTTAAAAGAAACTCAAAATATAAGTAGTAATTTAGTTCCACTCTGGGAATTAAATCTTCCCAGCTTAATTTCTAATAATACTTCTTTATTTGCAGGCTTTATTGCAGGTGTGATTTTCTCAATAATAAAGAGTGCAAAAGCTGAAAGAATCGCTAATAAATTAAGATCATCAGTTACAATTTTTCTAAATAAACTTTTTGTGCCAGTCCTCCCTTTATTTGCTTTAGGCTTTGTCATTAAACTTGAAAGCGACGGAATTTTAGGCGTTATCATAAAATCTTATTTTCCATTAGTAATTGCTATATTATTGGCAGAAGTTCTTTATATTTCTTTTCTTTATTTTGCAGCAGCCGGATTTAATCCACAAAAATTTCTATTTTTTATGCGCAACGCATTGCCTGCAGGAATGATGGGCTTTAGTACTATGTCTAGTATGGCTGCACTGCCGTTAAGTTTACAAGCAGCAGAAAAAAATACTGGCCAAGTAGATATTTCACGCACTATCGTTCCAGCTACAGTCAATGTTCATCTAGTGGGAGACAGCATCGCAGTGCCTATGATTGCTATTGCAATTATGGCAACATTTGGCCTTCCTTTTCCTAGTTTGTCCACATTTTTTATTTTTTCTATCTTATTTGTTTTTAATAAATTTGGTGTTGCTGGTATTCCTGGGGGTGGAATTATTGTTATGATTCCTATTCTAGAAAAATATTTAGGTTTCTCAAGTGAAATGAGTGGATTAATCACAGCAATTTATATTCTTCTTGATCCAGTCAATACTTCGGGAAATGTTTTAGGTAACGGAGCATTTGCTATTATTACCTCAAACTTTTTTAAGAAAAAAAGTAATAAAAACAAAAATGATCCTTCTGTAGCTTCTGAACAAATGAAAATAGCAAATTAA
- a CDS encoding exodeoxyribonuclease III — protein sequence MQLKVYSWNLNGIRAAKKQGFLSWLQNSAADFVFLQEVRATADQLESELISPNHYKSYWHPAEKKGYSGVGLYSRIPLRENDVMLGIGNPEFDREGRFIGVFYNNIFFAHAYFPNSQPEGKRLDYKLEFCRCVEEKLQEIRKKGFSIVLGGDINIAHTEIDLANPKQNTKNPGFLPAERNWISHFLELGYLDAFRIFEKKGGYYTWWSQRPGVREKNIGWRIDAHFISECLKDKVNNALIHDKIYGSDHCPISIEICTDSP from the coding sequence ATGCAATTGAAAGTGTACTCATGGAATTTAAATGGAATTCGTGCGGCAAAAAAACAAGGGTTTTTATCTTGGTTGCAAAATTCTGCAGCGGATTTTGTGTTTCTCCAAGAAGTTAGAGCTACGGCAGATCAACTAGAATCAGAGCTAATTTCTCCAAATCATTATAAAAGTTATTGGCATCCGGCAGAAAAAAAAGGATACAGCGGTGTAGGATTATATTCTAGAATTCCTTTGCGAGAAAATGATGTCATGTTGGGTATTGGGAATCCTGAATTTGATAGAGAAGGGCGTTTTATAGGTGTTTTTTACAATAATATTTTTTTTGCGCATGCTTATTTTCCAAATAGCCAGCCTGAAGGAAAAAGACTGGATTATAAACTCGAATTTTGTCGTTGTGTTGAAGAAAAACTGCAAGAAATTAGAAAAAAAGGGTTTTCAATAGTTTTAGGAGGAGACATCAATATAGCACATACAGAAATAGATTTAGCGAACCCAAAACAAAATACAAAAAATCCTGGTTTTTTACCTGCAGAAAGAAATTGGATATCACATTTTTTGGAGCTAGGTTATCTAGATGCTTTTCGTATTTTTGAAAAAAAAGGTGGATATTACACTTGGTGGAGTCAACGCCCTGGGGTGCGGGAAAAAAACATTGGTTGGAGGATTGACGCTCATTTCATTAGCGAATGCTTAAAAGATAAAGTAAACAATGCATTAATTCACGACAAAATATACGGCTCCGACCATTGTCCTATTTCTATAGAGATATGCACAGATTCTCCTTAA